DNA from Desulfuromonas sp. AOP6:
CGGTCAAGAATATCACCGCCAAGGTCAGCCCCAGCCTCATCGGCCTGCACAGCACCGGCCTCACCGAAACCAAGGGAGACGATCTGCGCGCCGTCGCCGCCCAGGTCGACTTTCCCCTGGTTTACGTCAACACCCCCGACTACGAAGGGGGGCTGGAGAGCGGTTGGGCCCTGGCTGCCAGGGCGCTGATCGAACAGCTGGTCGAGGCGACCGAAGCCATCGACGACGACAAGGTGGTGCTGCTCCCCCACGTCAGCCTGACCCCCATCGAGGTGGAAAAGATCAAAGACTTTATTGCCGCTTTCGGCTACGACGTCCTGGCGCTACCCGACCTGTCGACCTCCCTCGACGGCCATCTGGGAGAGAAGCAGGCGGCTCTCTCCAGCGGTGGCATCGAAGTGGAGCAGATTCGTACCCTGGGAGACGCCGGGCTCGTCGTGAGTGTCGGCGACTCCATGCGGGCCTGCGCCGAGGCGTTGCAAAAGAAAAACCCCTTCATGCGCCATCGGCACTTCTCCCATCTCAGTGGACTGGAGGAAACTGATGCCCTGGCGGCCTGGCTGCTCGCCGAGACAGGCCGGGAGTGTCCGCCCGAAGCTATCGTCCGCTGGCGCCGACGCTTGCAGGACGCTATGCTCGATGGCCATTTCTCCCTCGGTCAGACCCGGATTCTTGCCGTCGGCGAGCCCGATCAGCTTGCCGGACTCTGTCACTCGCTGCACGAAGCAGGCGCCAAAGTCACCGTCGCCATCAGTACCATCGACTCCCCCCAGTTGGAAAAAATCCCTGCTGGCAGGGTGCTGGTCGGCGACCTGGAGGATGCCGAAAACCTCGGGGACGCCTATGACCTGATCATCGGCAACGGCCACTGCGAGGCGCTGGCCCATCGGCTACACAAAGCCCTGGTGCTGCGAGGATTTCCCAATTGGGAGGAGGTAGGCAATCCGCTAAAACAGGATGTGCTGTATGAAGGCGGCGCTTTCTTTCTGTGCGAGTGCGCCAACGCCGCGGAAAAAATGCGGAGGCATGGTTAAGCGGGAAAAACGGAAAACACCAATACTGTTTGGTGGCAGTCTGCCGTCAATAAAGCGGCTGGAAGGCCGAAGCCTTCACAATCGCGTAAACGTCCGATCCCTCCTTGATTTCCAGTTCCCTGACCGCCTCGCGCACCAGTTGCGAAACGAGGGGGCGACCGCCGCAATCCAGTTCGACACCGATACGGTTGCCGCTCTCGAAGATCCGCGCAACTCGGCACGGCAGAAGATTACGGGCACTGCTCGCCTCGGGCCGGCCTTTAAAAAGGGTGACATCCTTGGAAGACAGCTGGAAGAGGGCAGATTCCCGGGAGGCACGCTCGGTGAGAATCAGTCGCTGTCCGCCCCAGTCGTAAGACCAGAGATCATCCACCGGCCGGGGGTGTTCCAGGGTCAGCAGGTTGATGTAGCCTGCATGCCGGCTCCCCATAAGGCTTCGGGCCAACTCCTCCGCTGAAGACTGGGAGAGCAGCCGCCCACCGTCGAAGAGCAGGACGTCATCGGTCATCAGGCGCATTTCGTTGAGGGAATGGCTGATAAAGATCAGAGGGATGCCGAATTCGTCGAAGACCGCCTTGAGATAGGGGATGATCTGATACTTGCTGCCGGCATCGAGTCCGGTCAGAGGCTCGTCCATAAGAATCAGGCGCGGGCAGGAGAGTACCGCCCGCCCCAGAGCGACCCGCCGCCGCTCCCCACCGGAGAGGGTGGTGACGTCGCGCTCCAGCAGGGGGCCGAGGCCCAGCACCTCGCCAAGGGCTTCGGGTGCGATACGGCGGTCGCGGCGGGGAATGCGTTTGTAGCCATAGAGAAGATTGCGGCGCACGTTCAAGTGCGGAAAGAGATGAGCGTGCTGGAAAACCACGGCGAGGCGCCGCCGCTCCGGCGGGATCAGCAGCTTGCGCCCCCCGTCGTAGAGGGTTTCCCCGTCGAGGCATATCAGGCCGGCGTCGGGGCGAATCAGACCCGCCAGCATCCCCATCAAGGTCGATTTACCACTCCCCGACTTGCCATAGACACCGATGCGCTGACCTTCCACGGCAAAGCCGGCCGAAAAGTGAAAATCCCCCAGACGTTTTTCCAGCGCGACTTCCAGTTTCATGAGGACTTCTCCTTCCCGGCGCGCCGCCGGCCGACCAGGCGTTCGTTCCCCAGCAGCACAGCCAGGGAAAGGGCAATGGCGACCAGGCAGAGGGTCAAGGCCTGAGCATCCCCACCGGGAACGGCGGTGTAGTCGTAGATGGCCAGCGGGATGGTCCGGGTCGAGCCGGCGATGTTGCCGGCGATCATGATGGTGGCGCCAAATTCGCCAAGCCCGCGTGCGAACATCAAAGTCGCGCCGGCCAGCATCGAGCGCCAGGAGAGGGGAAGAATCATGGTGAAAAGCAGATCGTGCCAGGGGGCACCCAGGGTCCGCGCCGCCGCGAGCAGGTCTTTGTCGATGCTCTCCATGCCGATGCGCAGCGACCGCACCAGCAGGGGAAAGCCGACTACCAGGGCCGCCAGCACCGCCGCTTTCCAGGTGAAGATAACCCGGATGCCGAGGGTATTGAGCAGCCCGCCGAGCCAACTGTCCTGCCCCAGCAACAGCAGCAGCAGATAACCGACTACTACCGGCGGCAGCACCAGCGGCAGATTGACCAGCCCTTCCAGCAACGCCTTGCCCGGCAGGCGGGTGAAGACCAGCACGGCGGCGACAGCGAAGCCTGCCGGCAGGGCCAGCAGGGTCGCCAAGGTCGCCACCTGGGCCGAAAGCCAGATGGCCTGATAATCGTTGCCGGTCAATTCAAACATCGGATCCTCTCCGGTCAGGGGCCTTTCGCTGTCACCAGGAAGCCGTGCCGCGCCAGGATTTGTCGCGCTGTTTCTCCCTGGAGGAAGTTGAAGAAGGCACCGGCAGCCGCATTTTCCCGTCCGCTCAGGGTCAGTGCCATGGGGTAGCTCACCGGAGCATGCAAAACCCCGGGAATTTCATAGAGAATCTGCGCCTTTTGAGCGAGGCGGGCGTCGGTGCGATAGACCAGGGCCGCGTCGACTTCGCCGCGCTCGGCGAGGACCACCGCCTGACCGACATCCTTAACCGGCACCAGGTGCTTTCGCAGGGCCTCATAGAGACCGGCGGTCGTGAGGGCCTGCTCGGCATACTCGCCGGCCGGGCCACTTTTCGGGTTGACCAGGGCGATGCGCTCCAGCTTCAACAGATCGTCCAGTCCGGTCAGGGGGGCCGAAGCCCGACCGATAACCACCAGCTGATTACCGGCCAGAACAGCGGCAGCCTGGTCGAGCAGCCCCTTTTCCCCCAGATAGTCGAGCCATTTACCGTTGGCCGAAACGAAGAGGTCAACGGGGGCTCCCTGCTCAATCTGTCGGGCCAGGGTACCGGAAGCGCCGAAATTGCTCGCGAAGCGGACCGCCTCAGCATCCAATGCGTACTCTTCGGTCAATGCTCCCATGACCTCGCGCAGGCTCGCGGCCACCGACAGCCGCACCTCGGCGGCCATAGCGGTGGAGCCAAGCAGGAGCAATCCCAGCAACCAGACCAGCGTAAGAGTTCTCATCATCACCTCCTTCAAACGGCCTGGGCGTGCAGGGCTTCCAGATCGATGTCCCGTCCCACCACCCCGGCGGCATCGGCGCGGCACTGCTTGCAGTGGCGAGCCTGGGAGAGGATCAGCTCGGCCTGGTTGCGGACCATCTCCATAACCGCTTCCGAAGGGGGCTCGATATCCTGGAAGAGCCCGATGGGGATCACGGGTATAATATTCATCATGCTCGCCCCAAGCTCCCTCACCTTGACGGCCAGCTCCAGGGTTTCGTGGTCATTGACACCCGGGATGTACACATGGTTGATCTTGACCATCAGCCCGGCCCTGGCCGCCATCTCCACCCCCTTGAGCTGCTGCCTGAGAAGAATTTGCGCGGCCTCTTCGCCGCTGAGACGCTGACCGTCAAGCCTGATCCATTCGGTGATCTTGGCGCCGGTTTCAGGGGTCAAGGCATTGATGGTGACGGTCAGACTGTGGATGTCCGCCTCCAGGAGCTTGTCCAGCATCTCGGGCAGGCGCAGGCCGTTGGTTGACAGGCACAGAGTCATTTCGGGGAAGGCTTCCCGTACCAGCGTGAACGTTTCAAAGGTCTTGGGATTTGCCAGCGGATCGCCAGGGCCGGCGATGCCGACTACCTTGAGCTGAGCCCCTCCGGCTTTCTCCATGTGGGCCTTGACCAGGCGTACCCTCTCAACGCCCTGCGCCGGGGTGAGCACCCTGCTGGTGACACCGGGGCGGCTTTCATTGGCGCAGTCGAACTTGCGCTCGCAGAATCCACACTTGATATTGCAGCCGGGAGCGACGGGGAGGTGAATACGGCCGGCCTTGCTGTGGTCGCCGCCGAAGCAGGGGTGGTCGGACTGAACTTTGGCTTTCATCATCGGGCACTGCTTGGCCATAACGGGTCTCCTTGGCTGGGGACGCAAAAAGAGCGCTCCCTGTTGTTGGTAAGCGCCCTTGCTGATTCCACAGCATAAAAAAGCCCCGAGGTTGATACCCCGAGGCTTCATTGCCGAGAGAGAAAATCCGGTACGTCCTTGTACCTGTAAATTGATTTAATCCATAGAATTGCGAATTGCATGCCAAGCTGTGGGGTGTCTAAAACAGGGGATGGGGAGTCCCCTTTCGGCTTTTCCTGCCCATACCAGAGGCAACAATGACAAAACGCGATCGTTTTTTGTGCAGCAACAAAGAGAGCTCCTTTCGAGCTCAGCTGGAACACCCGGATGAACGACAATGACAATGGTTGCCGGCATGCAACGCGGAACAGATGGCTTCCTCGATCGGTCCGGAGGCGCTGACGTGACGGATACCGGCCTTTTCCAGTTCCTGACGGGGATAATCGCCGATCTGCGCCGTCACCATCAGGGCGCAGCCATCCAGCGCGGCCAGGATGCCAGCCATGCGGCTGTGACTGAAGACATGATCAGGGTCAGCGGAGCAGAACTTGACCACCGGCACCTCGGAGATCTTGGCAGGTGAAGCACAGGATTCCCCGATTTCATAAATGTGAAATTTTTCCGCGTGACCGAAGTGTTGGTCGACTTCGGTTCCGCTTTTGGATGCTACCGCAATACGCATTTCAACCTCCTGAGTTCTACCGGAGTGAGGTCTTCCGGCACCTTGTCCGGAAGACCCGGGAAAACCCCCGTGCAGCGTTTCCTAAACTTCCATGGTCGTAAAAGTGAAACACTTTTTGGGGCAGGTGACGCCGCAACCGGCACAACCGATACAATTGTCGGAATTGACAATGGTCATGACCATACGGGTAGAGTCCGTCTCTTCGTCAACAAAGTCCTCAGGACCCAGCACCTTGCGGGAGCAGGCCTTGAAGCAACGGCCACAGCCGATGCATTTTTCGGGGTCGATCGTTTCGGCGAAGGTTGGCGTCCAGTCCTTGCCCCCCCGGGTTTTACCGGTCAGCAATGCCATGGTGAATCTCCTTTATTGGGGAATGGTGTTTTTCTGAATGGATCCGGTCTCAAGCTAACCCGGGACGTTCGCCCTTGAGCATAGCCTTCTGGAGCCAGGGTGGCGGGCTGCCGCGCAGAACCTCCTGCAGTTTTTCCACGACCGTGGTGATGGCCTCCTGGTCTTTGCTTTTGATCGGATGAATTTTTTTGGCAACGAGCCGAGCCGCAGCGGGCCCGCCGATCTCCGCCACATAGACCAGCGCACAGTCCGAAAGTCCTGAGCAGCGCGCTTCGATGCGGTCGGCTTCATCAGCGCCTTCGGTCTTGACCTGCACCACCCCACTGAACTCAGCCGCATCAGGACCGACTTCCCAGATGGTGAACTGCTCGGCGCGACCAAAGTGTTCGTTTACGTAAACCTTGTCGGTACTGGCAAATGCTACTTTCATGGTCAATCCCTCCCGGCCCGGTCGACCGACGATGACGAATCTGCTGGTGCGAATCATGGGGGTTCTCCCATAGGAGCGTGATTCCATCACGCCTTGGGCGCAAGGAATGGCGCCCCTTACCATTTTGGCTACCGCATCATCTCGAACCACTGGTCCTCGCAGGTCTCGTCTTTGATCTCAAGGAATTTATTGGCGATCATCGTCAGCATGCTGATCGCGCCGTTGTAGCCGATCACCGGGGTGCGGTGCAGGTTGACGCGGTCGATGATGGGGAAGCCGATACGGAACAGGGGAATCCCGGCGTCACGTGCCGCCCACTTGGCGTGGGTGTCGCCGATGATGCCGTCGACCGGATCGGTGACCAGCAGAGAACGCATGTGCCAGAGATCCTTGTTGATGTAGCAGGTACATCCTTCGCCGAACGGTGACGAGGCGAGCAGCGCGTCCATCTCCTTCTGGAACTTTTTGGTTGCCCGTGAGCAGAGCACATGCCAGGGACGGGCGCCCATCTCGAGCAGGAAGCTGACAATGCCGATCAGATAGTCGGGGTCACCAGCCACGGCGAACTTTCGGCCGTGCAGGTACTGGTGGGCGTCGGTCATGGCGTCGACCGCCAGGGCGCGTTCCTTTTTGAGCACCTCCGGAATCGGCTTGTCAAACAGGGCGCTCAGCTTGAGCAACAGCTCGTCGGTCTTTTTGATGCCGAAGGGCATCGGCAGCACCGCCTTCTCGCCAGTGTACTCGGATTCAATCCATTTCATGGTATTGACCGTCGCGTACTTCTGGAAGGAGATGGTCGCCTTGCCGTTGATCGACTCGGCGGCATCTTCAAGCTTGGTGCCGCCAGGGTAGAGCTTGTACTCGCCGTCGCAGCCCGAATCGAAGACATCGGAGACGTCAGCGAGCATGGTGTAGGGGATACCCATCAGCTCGCAAATCCGCTTGTACTCACGCAGGTTACCGACGTTGCCGTCGAAACCGGGGATGATGTTGAGTTTGCCGGTACATTTGCCCTCGACGCTCTTCCCCTCGGTGAGGGTCTGCAGAATACTCAGCAGCATCGCGTCGTAACCGTGGATGTGGGTGCCATTGAAGCTCGGGGTGTTGGCGTAGGGGGTCGGCACCTCTTCCGGCAGGTGCCCCTGCAGCTTGGCGTTCTTGATAAAGGCGGTCAGGTCGTCGCCGATGACCTCCGGCATACAGGTGGTATAGACGGGGATCATCTTCGGCTTGTAGAGGGCGTAGGCGTTCGCCAGACCCTCGAACAGGTTGTTCTGGCCGCCGAACACGGCGCCGTCCTCGGTCATGGCGTCACAGGTCGCCGCCGCCGGTTCGCGGTAGTGGCGGGAAAAAGTGCTGCGGAAATAGGAGGCACAGCCCTGGGAGCCGTGCACGAACGGCAGGGCGCCCTCGAAGCCGGTCGCCACCATCTGTGCGCCGAGTGGCTGGCAGGCATGGGCCGGGTTGACCACCAGGGCGGTGCGGGCAAAGTTCTTCTCTTTATACTCTTCCGAATTGATCCATTCCTTGACCCGGTCGATCTCTGACTCTGGGGTCTCGGTCACAAATTTGATGGCTGTTTCTGCGCTCATGGCGTAAATCTCCTGTATAACGGGGTGACTGTAGGGGCGCAATTCATTGCGCCCTTTTTGTTTTCGAAACCGGGCGTGATAAATCACGCCCCTACATCGCGTCACGGTTTAAAACGGGCTTTTGACCAATCCCCAGGTCGGGCTGTTGATCGCCATGTCGATATCACGGGCGAAGATCTTGAACCCTTCGTAGCCGTGATACGGGCCGGAGTAGTCCCAGCTGTGCATCTGCCGGAAGGGGATGCCCGCTTTCTGGAACACGTACTTCTCCTTGATACCGCTGCCGACCAGGTCGGGCTTGAACTCTTCGACGAACTTTTCCAGCTCGAACTCGGAGACGTCGTCGTAGATCAGGGTTCCCTTGGCCATCTCCGGAGCGGTGCGATCGTAGTCGTCCTGGTGGGCGAACTCGTACCCCGCGCCGGTGATCTGGATGCCGAGGTCCTCGTAAGCGCCGATGGTGTGTCGCGGGCGCAGGCCGCCGACGAACAGCATGGCGGTCTTGCCGTCGAGGCGCGGCTTGTACTCGGCGATCACCTCGTCCATCTCCTTGCGGTACTTCTTGATCACTTTTTCGACGTTCTTCTTGATCTTGTCGTCGAAGCGCTCGGCGATGGCACGCAGGCTCTCCTCGATCTTGGTGGGGCCGAAGAAGTTGTACTCGAGCCAGGGGATACCCCACTTCTCTTCCATGACCTTGCACATATAGTTCATCGAACGATAGCAGTGGATCAGGTTGAGCTTCACCGCGTGAGTGGCGCCGATCTTCTCGACCTCGCCATCGCCGGTCCAGACCGACTTGACGTTGAGACCGATCTCTTCAAGGATCGGCTTGGCCGCCCAGACGTCGCCGCCGATGTTGTAGTCGCCGATCAGGGCTACGTCGTAGGGCCCGGGCTCCTCCCGGTACTGATACTTGCCGATGATGTGGTCACGGATCGAGTCGTTGGAGATATGGTGTCCAAGCGACTGGGAAACGCCGCGAAAACCCTCGCAGTTACAGGGGACCACCAGCTTGTCGAGTTCGATTTCCATTTTTTTGGCGACGGCGTTGATGTCGTCACCGATCAGGCCGACCGGGCACTCGGAGAGGATCGACATCCCCTTGTTGAGCGGAAAGAGTTCATCGGCCTCACGTAGCAGGGTTTCAAGTTTCTTGTCGCCGCCATAGACGATGTCACGCTCCTGGAAGTCGGAGGTGAAGTCCATCGGGAAGGAGGTGACGCCCGGGATGCCCTGCATCAGGTTACGACGGGTTCCCCAGCTGTAGACACCGCAGCCGATCGGACCGTGGGAGACGTGGACCATGTCGCGGATCGGTCCCCAGACCACGCCCTTGGCACCGGCGTAGGCGCAGCCGCGCTGGCTCATAACGCCCGGAACGACCTTCTTGTTCGACTTGACCGCGCAGGGGGAGGCACTCGGCTCGTTGGCGCCGAGGTGCGGCGCTCGCTTCTTGGCGGCCTTGGCCGGCATTTCAGCCAGGGTCTCCGCGATCAGTTTTTCGGTTTTTTCCTTTGTCACGCCCTTGATGGGCTTTCTCTCAGCCATAGGGTGTCTCCTTTAAAAACGGTGAGGGGTCAGGTGTTAGGAGTAAGGGGGGAAATCTTTACACATCACTCCTCTCTCCTCACAGAAATTAAGCGTTCTCCGCCTTGCCAACCACCGACTCATCCTCCGCCTCCATGATGCCAAACTCCAGCAGCAGGTCTTCGAGCTCTTCCATCTCCAGAGGGGTCGGTACGACGAACATCTTGTTCTCGACGATCTTCTGGGCCAGGGTGCGATACTCCTGGGCCTGCTTGTGCTCCGGCGAATACTCGATGACGGTCATGCGGCGCAGTTCGGCGCGCTGGACCTGGTTGTCACGCGGCACGAAATGAATCATCTGGGTTCCGAGCTTCCTGGCCAAAGCTTCGATCAGGTCGGCCTCGCGGTCGGTGTTGCGGCTGTTGCAGATCAGGCCAGCCAGACGGACGCTGCCGGAGGAGGCGTATTTGACGATCCCCTTGCAGATGTTGTTGGCGGCGTACATGGCCATCATTTCGCCGGAGACGACGATGTAAATCTCCTGGGCCTTGTTCTCGCGGATCGGCATGGCGAAGCCGCCGCAGACCACGTCACCGAGGACGTCGTAGAAGACGTAGTCGAGGTCGGGGGTGTAGGCGCCCTCTTCTTCGAGGAAGTTGATGGCGGTGATGACGCCGCGACCGGCACAGCCGACGCCCGGCTCGGGGCCGCCCGACTCGACGCACATGACGTCGCCGTAACCGCGCTTGCAGACATCTTCCAGTTCCAGGTCCTCCACGGTGCCGAGTTCGCGGACCTTGTCCATGACCGTGTCCTGGGCCTTGGCGTGCAGAATCAGGCGGGTCGAGTCGGCTTTGGGGTCGCAGCCGATGATCAATACCCTTTTGCCGAGAGA
Protein-coding regions in this window:
- the nifD gene encoding nitrogenase molybdenum-iron protein alpha chain is translated as MAERKPIKGVTKEKTEKLIAETLAEMPAKAAKKRAPHLGANEPSASPCAVKSNKKVVPGVMSQRGCAYAGAKGVVWGPIRDMVHVSHGPIGCGVYSWGTRRNLMQGIPGVTSFPMDFTSDFQERDIVYGGDKKLETLLREADELFPLNKGMSILSECPVGLIGDDINAVAKKMEIELDKLVVPCNCEGFRGVSQSLGHHISNDSIRDHIIGKYQYREEPGPYDVALIGDYNIGGDVWAAKPILEEIGLNVKSVWTGDGEVEKIGATHAVKLNLIHCYRSMNYMCKVMEEKWGIPWLEYNFFGPTKIEESLRAIAERFDDKIKKNVEKVIKKYRKEMDEVIAEYKPRLDGKTAMLFVGGLRPRHTIGAYEDLGIQITGAGYEFAHQDDYDRTAPEMAKGTLIYDDVSEFELEKFVEEFKPDLVGSGIKEKYVFQKAGIPFRQMHSWDYSGPYHGYEGFKIFARDIDMAINSPTWGLVKSPF
- the nifX gene encoding nitrogen fixation protein NifX — protein: MIRTSRFVIVGRPGREGLTMKVAFASTDKVYVNEHFGRAEQFTIWEVGPDAAEFSGVVQVKTEGADEADRIEARCSGLSDCALVYVAEIGGPAAARLVAKKIHPIKSKDQEAITTVVEKLQEVLRGSPPPWLQKAMLKGERPGLA
- the fdxB gene encoding ferredoxin III, nif-specific, whose product is MALLTGKTRGGKDWTPTFAETIDPEKCIGCGRCFKACSRKVLGPEDFVDEETDSTRMVMTIVNSDNCIGCAGCGVTCPKKCFTFTTMEV
- the modB gene encoding molybdate ABC transporter permease subunit, with the translated sequence MFELTGNDYQAIWLSAQVATLATLLALPAGFAVAAVLVFTRLPGKALLEGLVNLPLVLPPVVVGYLLLLLLGQDSWLGGLLNTLGIRVIFTWKAAVLAALVVGFPLLVRSLRIGMESIDKDLLAAARTLGAPWHDLLFTMILPLSWRSMLAGATLMFARGLGEFGATIMIAGNIAGSTRTIPLAIYDYTAVPGGDAQALTLCLVAIALSLAVLLGNERLVGRRRAGKEKSS
- the modC gene encoding molybdenum ABC transporter ATP-binding protein, translating into MKLEVALEKRLGDFHFSAGFAVEGQRIGVYGKSGSGKSTLMGMLAGLIRPDAGLICLDGETLYDGGRKLLIPPERRRLAVVFQHAHLFPHLNVRRNLLYGYKRIPRRDRRIAPEALGEVLGLGPLLERDVTTLSGGERRRVALGRAVLSCPRLILMDEPLTGLDAGSKYQIIPYLKAVFDEFGIPLIFISHSLNEMRLMTDDVLLFDGGRLLSQSSAEELARSLMGSRHAGYINLLTLEHPRPVDDLWSYDWGGQRLILTERASRESALFQLSSKDVTLFKGRPEASSARNLLPCRVARIFESGNRIGVELDCGGRPLVSQLVREAVRELEIKEGSDVYAIVKASAFQPLY
- the nifH gene encoding nitrogenase iron protein, which gives rise to MEEKKLRQIAIYGKGGIGKSTTTQNTVAGLASLGKRVLIIGCDPKADSTRLILHAKAQDTVMDKVRELGTVEDLELEDVCKRGYGDVMCVESGGPEPGVGCAGRGVITAINFLEEEGAYTPDLDYVFYDVLGDVVCGGFAMPIRENKAQEIYIVVSGEMMAMYAANNICKGIVKYASSGSVRLAGLICNSRNTDREADLIEALARKLGTQMIHFVPRDNQVQRAELRRMTVIEYSPEHKQAQEYRTLAQKIVENKMFVVPTPLEMEELEDLLLEFGIMEAEDESVVGKAENA
- the modA gene encoding molybdate ABC transporter substrate-binding protein, with translation MMRTLTLVWLLGLLLLGSTAMAAEVRLSVAASLREVMGALTEEYALDAEAVRFASNFGASGTLARQIEQGAPVDLFVSANGKWLDYLGEKGLLDQAAAVLAGNQLVVIGRASAPLTGLDDLLKLERIALVNPKSGPAGEYAEQALTTAGLYEALRKHLVPVKDVGQAVVLAERGEVDAALVYRTDARLAQKAQILYEIPGVLHAPVSYPMALTLSGRENAAAGAFFNFLQGETARQILARHGFLVTAKGP
- a CDS encoding radical SAM protein; the encoded protein is MAKQCPMMKAKVQSDHPCFGGDHSKAGRIHLPVAPGCNIKCGFCERKFDCANESRPGVTSRVLTPAQGVERVRLVKAHMEKAGGAQLKVVGIAGPGDPLANPKTFETFTLVREAFPEMTLCLSTNGLRLPEMLDKLLEADIHSLTVTINALTPETGAKITEWIRLDGQRLSGEEAAQILLRQQLKGVEMAARAGLMVKINHVYIPGVNDHETLELAVKVRELGASMMNIIPVIPIGLFQDIEPPSEAVMEMVRNQAELILSQARHCKQCRADAAGVVGRDIDLEALHAQAV
- the nifN gene encoding nitrogenase iron-molybdenum cofactor biosynthesis protein NifN, producing MGEISHRNTKPLQVNPFKLSQPMGATLAFLGVDRCMPLMHGAMGCTSFTKVYTTRHFCEPIAIQTTAVTDITAILDGGDTSIVESVKNITAKVSPSLIGLHSTGLTETKGDDLRAVAAQVDFPLVYVNTPDYEGGLESGWALAARALIEQLVEATEAIDDDKVVLLPHVSLTPIEVEKIKDFIAAFGYDVLALPDLSTSLDGHLGEKQAALSSGGIEVEQIRTLGDAGLVVSVGDSMRACAEALQKKNPFMRHRHFSHLSGLEETDALAAWLLAETGRECPPEAIVRWRRRLQDAMLDGHFSLGQTRILAVGEPDQLAGLCHSLHEAGAKVTVAISTIDSPQLEKIPAGRVLVGDLEDAENLGDAYDLIIGNGHCEALAHRLHKALVLRGFPNWEEVGNPLKQDVLYEGGAFFLCECANAAEKMRRHG
- a CDS encoding NifB/NifX family molybdenum-iron cluster-binding protein, encoding MRIAVASKSGTEVDQHFGHAEKFHIYEIGESCASPAKISEVPVVKFCSADPDHVFSHSRMAGILAALDGCALMVTAQIGDYPRQELEKAGIRHVSASGPIEEAICSALHAGNHCHCRSSGCSS
- the nifK gene encoding nitrogenase molybdenum-iron protein subunit beta — its product is MSAETAIKFVTETPESEIDRVKEWINSEEYKEKNFARTALVVNPAHACQPLGAQMVATGFEGALPFVHGSQGCASYFRSTFSRHYREPAAATCDAMTEDGAVFGGQNNLFEGLANAYALYKPKMIPVYTTCMPEVIGDDLTAFIKNAKLQGHLPEEVPTPYANTPSFNGTHIHGYDAMLLSILQTLTEGKSVEGKCTGKLNIIPGFDGNVGNLREYKRICELMGIPYTMLADVSDVFDSGCDGEYKLYPGGTKLEDAAESINGKATISFQKYATVNTMKWIESEYTGEKAVLPMPFGIKKTDELLLKLSALFDKPIPEVLKKERALAVDAMTDAHQYLHGRKFAVAGDPDYLIGIVSFLLEMGARPWHVLCSRATKKFQKEMDALLASSPFGEGCTCYINKDLWHMRSLLVTDPVDGIIGDTHAKWAARDAGIPLFRIGFPIIDRVNLHRTPVIGYNGAISMLTMIANKFLEIKDETCEDQWFEMMR